caccaaaaacaaacaactcactGATATAATCCTAACTGCTAAAGAATATAATCAATGGCCTTAAAAGAAGACTTCTTTGCCTCTCTTGATGATCACCAGAACGATTTGCAAGAGAAACTCAAAATTTAAGATCACATATGCTGAATTTCTTAGCACCTAAGAAATGtatgttaaataaatgataattgacagaaataattattaaatgagaCTGAGGAAAAACATATGAACATGAAACCAACTACAAAACCCAAACTATTTTTAGGTCATTTCCCAATGTCGGTAGATTGGTTTTGTACTTGTAACAATATAGAAGTATAGTTGATAACACGCAAGCAGTGAAAATTCTTAGACagtaatataaaatgaacattataGACTAAGGGAAAACAGACTAgcaatatttcataaaaatataaaaccaatgatgaaatgtgaaattatttctgTACAACAAAACCCCCAATTAATCAGAATTCCCTTAGCATTCTAGGCAATTGGTATTTTGTTACCAGTTCATATTACCTGGATAGAAGGGCAATATCTAATTTTCACAAATGAGCCAAACAGGTATGATATattagaaaatggaaacataggACAATCAAATATACCAAAGGTGGTATGTTCTCAAACCACAAcgtaattaaaatagaaatcaagataaaaaggaaagcccccagatatttggaaattatacaatatacttttatataagTGCCAGTAGttcaaagaaatcacaaaggaaattaaaagatatatgataatgaaaatatagcAGATCAAATTTATGGAaagaaatttatagctttaaatgccTATACTGGAAAGGTAAAAAGGTTTAATCAATAATCCAAGCTTCCACTTTAAGCCAAAAAAACATAGGCACATTAAACCCAATTAACTAGGAGAAACCATTAGAGATAAAAGTAGCAATGAATGATATGTTTGTActatcattaagaaaaataaagccaagctACCcactaagagaaaatatttgtaagacaTATGTAAAAATTTCGTATTTAGTATATCTAAAAAGTTCCTATGACATAAAAATAAGAGACAACCCATTTTAAGAAATCAGCAGAAGATATCACAAAAGCATCTggcaaaatcagaaattaaataaaaccgTAAGATACTGCTACAAACTGCTAGAAATGTCTACAAtgaaaatgagacaaagacaaaTGCTGGCAAAAATGTGGAACAACTGGAATTCCCATACTCTGTGAGAATTCAGAACTTTGGCAAAtggtctggcagtttcttacaaagttaaatgtATACCTACCCCTTACTCAGCAAATTCTACCCTTCAGTAGATAggccaaatgaaaataaacatccGCAAGAAGAGTTACACAAGAACGTGCACAGCATCTCTGTTCACAATGCTAAACACTGAAAACCATTCAAGTGTCCACcaacaagagaatggataaagaaactgtgttatattcacacaatggaatactactcagcaataaaaagcagCAAACCAATACATTCAACAACATTGATAAATCTTGTGGCTGGACACAAGAATATACGTGgattcatttatattaaattctagAACTAATTGCTGGTGACAACAGTTGGGAAGGTATACTGATTGCGAAGGGAAATAAACTTTCTGGGTAGATGTTAATGTTCTATATCATGATAGCAGTGTGAGTTACATTAATACACttatacatcaaaattaaaattggtTCATTtcaatgtatataaattttacacTGAGAAAGgcctattaaaaaataattgagttgGGTAGGGAATGGTCTGAGGCATAGATAAAACACTAATGGCAGTTACAGTGCTAATAATTGAAGCTGGTGATGGGTACATGGGGGTTCATTATTCTATACTGGttgttttgtatatgtttgaaattttccataatgaaaagttaggaaaaaaaaaaaggaaacggaCTAATTTCtgagtctttttatttaattaaaactgGACAATCTTATTTACTACTCCAATTAAAATAGGCAATCACCTAAATATGGTTATTTTACATTAGCAAAATCCTAATAATAAATTTAACTGGATTGTTAAATTTAAGTAGGGCAATCTATGACTCCCCATGCTATTTTTTGGGCCTTCAACCAATgattattttccatatataaagttatagctttgatttttttaatatacaagcACACAAAACACTCTTATTCTTGTTAATTTCCTGATGacctaaaagaaaaagttattcaaGGAAGTATTAAATTTAATAGTTTCTACAAGTATGGCCTACTCTTATAGCcaaaactatttctttaaatctgACTTGTTCCTTTTGAATTAATTTGCTAGGAAAAAAAGTCCACTGAAtatgtaaaagtatttttagatGGAGGATAGAACAACAGATCTCGTTAACTCCTATTTCTACTCTATTCAGTTCTCACTAAATTGAATTTTTCACTAGTACGGTATGTTTAGGAAGTGTAAAAAACATTCCCAATGAAGCTTTTTGCTATCAAGTGAAGATGCATCTTAGTATTTCCAAAGCTTTGAGTTAAACATGCTGTTAATGCAAAAAATTGCCCTCTTGGGTTTTCATAAGTTCTCTCACCACAATCAATAACTAGCTAATTTTTACACTCTTCAAACATTGTTCATTCAGATGGTGTGTTAAGTTTTACTGTTAGTTATCACATGCCATTTTGAGATTATTAGCAATGGAGAATAGAGgtaaaaaacttgaaacattgcaatatataatgatttttatatgtacacatttatacTGTTAGTATACTGCCTAGCACAGAACTGATGCAAAATTATCTATTAATTTTTCTAAGGATACATTAACTGATGTTCAGAATTAGTCCTGAAAATGTGTTAAGACTATAGAAGGGAGAAttacatgtattaaaaaaacaaaaagcagctttacttttttttgccAAGGAATTTAGCACATTTATGGAATTTGGGGCTAAGAGACATTCTAAAAATCAACGTTTAATCTCTTTACACCTAAGAATACTGAGTCTCCTCAAAATTAAAATGGCTTGATTAAGGGTAATGAACAGCAGAgtcagaattaaaattaaaacccatGTCTTTGGACTCCTAATCTATAGCTTATCCCTTAAACACCACCAGTTTCTTGGTGTCAAAACGCAACTCAAAAATAtggattttctttatgtattatgtGCTACATTTACTAACTTGTATACAATTTCAGAATTCTTGTCAATACTGTTCTACTAATTCCTATCACTGTTTAAAACCATCTGTATGGCCTTCCAATGTTTACACCTAGTTTCAGCTGTAATATTCCTAGCCACCACAAGGAGGAGATTTTGTTCAAAACGCCACAGCTCAAAAGCAGACAAACCGATGACAAGAACTAGGACTTTACTCTcaaattcatccatttattttaaagtaccaCTAATTAGTCACTATGCTAATGGAAACTCTTCCATATTATCTGGTTCTTGCATAGTGTAATACATTCCAAAGCTTTATAAGATGTGATCTAAACTGTACATTTGAAGCAGGCTTTAATGGAAAAACTAATTCAAAACAGGCTCAAGAAATGTACAGAACAAGTAAAATCTTGCTTACCATTTTTGCTTCTGACTGTACTGGTTGAGGGGAGGAAGGACCTGGAATTCCTGGAACACTAGGCACCATGGTGACTGGCCGAACAAGCTAtgcaaaatatattaacaaataattgctagaggatatattcaatatgaGATTTGTGCTATATCTGCACAATGGTTATACAAATTTGAGAGTTCAGAATCAGAAAACTGTAAACCCTTATTATCTACTGTCctgatttatcttttaaaatttgtcaatTTCCATAAAAGTTCACAGAGAGTGTCCTTATAAACAATTCCTGCAATAATCAAAGTACCATGGAATTACTGGACATGTGTTTTCGTACACATATATTCCTAAAGAACAGAAATCTGTGTTAATAATTGAATTCTACAAATCTAGTCAAAGTGAAATGGGCTGAATAAggaataaatttcttaaaattaaaaatacaaggaagaatttgagaaacttaacagaagaccatgagggaggggaaggggaaaaagaaaaaagttagagagagggaggcaaaccataagagactcctggatactgagaacagactgagggttgatgggcattgaggagggcacttgttgggatgagcactgggtgttgtatggaaacaaggaaaagaaaattttgagaggatggaaaaacattttctaacCAATTAATTATGTTTGTCTTGAATGGTATATGCTGTcattataaatatgaatgaatacaCACTACTAACCCCTAGTAAGTATTTTTTTGGATTCAGTTTCATAAACCAATCAAGCAGCCCTAAGTCAGTTTACAGAGTCTAAACCTCAAACTTACCGGGACTGCAGCTGGAACATGCACATTAGAACTTGTAATTGATGCGGGAATAGCAACAGGCATGGTCTGTCCATTAGGAAGATgcaacagaagaggaaatgggcCCGGTACAggactaagaaaaacaaaagaagaataattaAAGGTAAGAAATCCTTATCAGCCACTTCTAACAATACGAGAGTATTTTTACTCCTATTatcatatcatttaaaaataaattttctaaccACTGCAAagcaaattacaaaattttattatttttaattgtattctaaatacataatgtatatagCAGTGTGGAGAAACAACAGGTCCAGAAAAACAGGACAATCTCCAAtatgctgaatgagaaaaattctTATCAGAAGGTCTTGAGGGtcacctggctcagttggaacAGCATTTAACTTCTGATCAGGTAAGCTGAGCCCCATgatgagtgtagagattacttaaaatgtttGGGAAAAAACCAAAGTCTTGACATATGtttaagaactgaaaaaaatgtcatctgCTGGAGTAATTTTATGTATTCTGTGTGAAATAGCATGAAAACTAGAGACCACCTTAAATtcacattcaatgcaatttttttaaaaaattaagttttagatatttattttctaatctatTAGAGAACACTAAGAGAGAAAGACAACCCAAATACTTTTTCCAAAAATCAAAGCATGCAGAACATGattaacatacacacacaaaactaagGCCACAATTTGAATTACATGTCGTGGGAAAAACTGTGACAAGAAAAACTTGATTCATAAACAGTTCAATGACTGGCCCAAATCATCACTTACACGATTGGCCTGTTGGAGGATGGTGCCTGGGTGATCACAGTACTTGAGGTTGGTGAAGGTACTGCTTGCTGAATAATTACACTGGAGTCAGAACTTGTAAGCAGCACGTTGGGAACCTGTAATGATGCTGGACGAACGATAGCTGATGTGGGCTGTGCAGTTTGTGCCAATGGTACCTCCTATTTAGTGATGAAACAAAAAAGGGTGGGatttaaaattatacatcaatccggggcgcctgcgtggctcagttggttaagcgtctgactttggctcaggtcatgatctcgaggttcgggagttcaagtcctgcagcaggctctgtgctgacagctcggagcctggagtgtgctttcagattctgtgtctccctctctctctggtccttcccctctcaagctctgtctctctctctttctctctctcaaataataaataaacattaacaaaacatttttttaaattataagtcaATCCATGAAACTTAAAAGTGAACAGAATATAACACACTTCTAAAAGCATCtacacgcgtcgggctctgtgttgacagctcagagcctggagcctgtttcggattctgtgtctccctctctctgaccctccccacttcatgctctctctctgtctcaaaaaaaataaacgttaaaaaaaaaaaaattaaaagcatctgCAGAATAATACCCTCCCCCAAAGTAATGtccaaagttatttaaaattttacaagctaaagttattaaaaagaaaattttagaagtagCTAAAAAGCGTCAAATATAACGttcatatttgaatttaaaaacacctaaaaaataataaaaataaaaacatcagagtggtgttttttttttttccatactacTTGTTTTCCTATCAATCCAGAAACAGGCTAAGTAACTTGGCTATGATTCCATGAACATTTCTGAAAATCCATGAGAGACTGCCTAGTCCTACTCCATCATTATACTGTAAAAAGGGGAAACAGATCCAGAGAGACTGATACAAATTAGtaatagaaatgattaaaaaattttaatacaaatgttTGCTACAACAATTTATTAATGTCAAAAGGTCAAGTAATGTTGATATCCTGAATGTAAAATAATTACTGGAGTGAAATCTttgcaaattaaagaaaaacacagaatttgTTGAGTTAGCCAGGACCTTAAAGATGgtcttttccccagttttacaGATTAGGAAGAGATTAAGAGCTTTACCTAGAACTCCTTTTACTAGTTAGGGTAAAAACTGGGTCTACTGTGTTCTTAGAATTGGTCTTTACGCTGCCTCTTATTATCAAAATCTTATTTAGCTACATAGGAAGAAAAGATCAACTAGTACTGTTGgaacttcatttattcaacaagtttGAGAATTTATAGCATGCCCTCAAGGGCTActgggaagaaagagacaatTAACAAGTAGAACAAGAAAATTCCAAATAGTAGTATGTTATAAAATAACAGTACAACATAATAAATCATGAAAGATTAACTGAGGGAAGGTTGGGGTTGGCTTACTTTAGATAGCATACATAGTGAGGTGAGGTGAGCTTTTCTgcaaaaaatggtgctggatGAACAGATACTGAAAGGATAGCCGGAGAAAATTCTATCTAGGGAGAGGGAAGCGATACCAAGAGTAATGTCTTTAAGGTAGGAAAAAAACTTAGACTATTTGGGGAATACACCAGAGTGGCATGAAGTGAAGGTCGAATGGGCAGACAAGCTCAGATCAATGAGGCCTTATGAAAGGACTATTAGTTATCTTAAATGCCATGGCTAaccactgaaggattttaagcaggaaagtgattctataatgtattaaaaataaagctacctaTAGAATATTGGAGATGGAAGTAGAAAGTCCAGTTagaagtaattattaataatcCAAGTAAAAGATGATGGCTTGGGACTAAAGTGATGACACTGAAGATCAAAGAAGATAAATTAATATTTCAGAAAGTAAGTCTGATAAGATTTGCTATTGGTGTTggtgtgaagaaaaggaagaaatgaaggattCTTGACTTGAGCAACTCAATGGGATGGAGAGAAAATTTACTGAGATAGGgagaattatggaaaaaaaatcaagagttctgATTTAGATGTATTAAGTTTAAGATGTCTTTCAGTCATAGAAAAGGAAATGTCAAGACGGGAGTGAGAGATGAATATGGAAATCCAGGAGATACCTTGGTTGATAGAAGTTTGAGAGTCATCAGCATGTAGATGGTTTTTAAAGTTATGGTCTAGGTGATCTCACCtagaaagaaaagtgagaaagaaaagtgaagagggCCCAGAATGGACTTTAACAAATTGGCATGGCTATGCCCTGCCCAGGAGGAGGCTAATGACTGAGGGAGGAATGTAGCAAGGATTACTCCTGAAAGAAGCTGAAGCAGCAATGAACAGGGAAAAACTGTTGAGTGTGAAGGGACTGGCACGATCTTTAGGAAAAAAGATACTCATATCAAAGAGTTAACAATATTTCCTGTAACTGTGATAATGTGGAAACCTTTATGtccaaaaaagaacaagataattAAATACATTAAGATAATGATAAAGTACaaccattaaaaattatgattttgtgcgaatgtaaactggtatagccgctctggaaaacagtatggaggttcctcaaaaaattaaaaattgagctaccctatggcccagcaattgtactactaggtatttatccaaaggatacaaaaatgctgactgaaggggcatatgcaccccaatgtttatagcagcactatcaataggcaaattatggaaagagcccaaatgtccactgactgatgaatggataaagaagatgtggtatatctatacaatagaatataactcggcaatcaaaaagaatgagatcttgctatttgcaacaatgtggatgggaccagaatgtattatgctaagcaaaataagtcagaaaaaagataaatatcatatgatttcactcatatgtggaatttaagaaacaaaacagatgaatacagggaagcaaaaataagataaaaacagagagggagacaaaccataagagactcttaaatacagagaacaaactgagggctgctggaggggtggctgggtagggggatgggtgatgggcattaaggaggcacttgttgggatgaacactgcatgttatatgtaagtgatgaatcaataagattctactcttgaaaccattattacactacatgttaactaacttggatttaaataaaattctcaaaaaatgaagaaaattatgattttggaaattttctaaTGATGTGGGAAAATGTTCATTAATGTTGAATGTCGAATGCATGATATAAAAGTAAACTCGAatcaggatgcctggctggctcaattggtagagcatgtgactcctgatcttggggtcatgagttcaagccccatgatgagtgtacagcttacttaaaaaaaaattaaaaataaattttttaaattaaaaagtaaactagGATCTTTCTTCgaatttttctttgtatctatttATCCTTCTAATGAGCTATTCACTTACACAGTATATTTGTATAAATGCATGCATATATCtaggaaaaaatgtttcaaaatattagtATTTCTTATCACTCAATTATGGGCTAAGAGGagattttggttttcttccttatatttttctatattcttaaagtttttataaaGAGACTCACTTTTATAATTAGGAACTGAGGAAAACACCCCACAAAACATCTAAGGTCAAAGCCATGTCATCCTCTGCCATGACAGAAATCCATTAATCCATTTAtggttttagaataaaataatctACACAGAAACATTGTCAATGCCTCTTCATTGTGCCACACATAGCACCCCATGTGTTCATTAGATGTGCTTATGAAAAAAAGCAATCAAGAAATACTCACAAGAATGGTTACTCAACCCATACTATAGCCCAGAGGGTCCCAAATTACCAAGGTATTCAAGATCCAGGAATAAGCCCTAAATTGCCTACAAAAGGCCTGTACTAAGACAGTATCACCATCACCTCAGTTGGCAGTACCAAAGACCCATTGCTGAGAATGAGTATTGCTTTAGCCCTTAAAAAGCCTAAATAACCTTGGTTCGAGCAATTTTTAGTAGTAAAGATAAAGCTGTCACTATACAAGAGCAGtgaagaacaggggcgcctggatggctcggtcggtcaagcgtcctacttcacctcaggtcatgatctcgcagctccaGATTCTATGTCCCAACCCCCTATGTCCCcaactcccctgcttgcactctctttctcttaaaaataaacattaaaaaaaaaaaggagcaaagaataaaataacaaaacccagaaaaattaagtttttataaatttgtgtagcctttaaaaaataagttttatttaaaatgactgCTGTCCTCCCCTATAATTTTTCTGTGTAATAAAAAGCCAATTTTTTACAAAAGTGATGTCTTCTTGCCCTGAAATTTCCATGAGTATTCACAGGCTTTTACATATAAGACTATTACAACCTGACACTCAATTATGTACAACTTATTAcattaacattttatgtaaatcaAATACTAAACTTTACTTGGGGTGATTTTTTTACACTAAGTTTCTATTTCTAccaaaaatgcaaatttctaaCCTTTTCATCACTGGTAGTAGATTCTGGGTGAGGTAAAGGACTATCTTGGTGAGTTGTTTCTACAACAGAGGGCTCCTCAATTTTGCTTCTTATAATGGGTGTTGCAAGAGGGGATAAATCTAGAGGCATCTAAAATACaaacgttaaaagaaaatgttaggaaTTCCAAAATGCCAATCagcatttctaaaataagaaagcagGAAGTGTTAGCTATGATTATTGTTCTGTTAgaagtactcttttttttaatttcatggttaACAACATACTTTTTTAATGTCGTCTTCTGAGGCTTTCTTGAATTCATTCTCAAATGGACTTGCCAATTCATTAAACAAACCCACTTCTTCACAGTTTTTCAAGAATCTTGTTGGTGTTGGGGTCTGATCTGAAATAAACGTCAAGAAGCAATCACATAGATTTAAATATCATGCACGACCCTAAAATATAGCTAGTAAATTAACAAATTAGCAGGACTGGTTCAATCAGCTGTTAATTCTCTTTGGAAAGACCTCTTcctttaaagcaaacaaaatttgGTTAAGTTTTTGTTGCAGTTCAAGATATTTTCTCCAACTTTATGAACcataaaagtatgaaaaaagtCCTTCTTCTTCCTTAGTCCAGACCTTCTCTCTGAGTAGAGTGACAAGCATCTTCTACTCAGAGATcaactattatcattatttaaggcagtaagaattttaaaaaattttacattattaaaaaattatgattgtTTAAAATACATGCAGTTTGGGGAAAACTAGGACTAGAGCATGTATCTTCACTCTAGCCTGGCCCTTCCACTAGTGTTCATAATCTATTACGAAAGCAAGCTTaagataaaacagaatttttaggAGGTAGATCAAAATActacaaggaagaaaaagaaggttaaaacaagagccctgaaacaaaaacaaaccaaaacaacaacaacaacaacaaaaataaccaacCCTCCCTCCTTATTACTATCCGCTAAAgccaattttctattttaatgcatttttcaaGTTTGGAACAAGGGGCTATTTAAGAGTTACATATTTATGTAAAGTTCTACCTTAATTTCTAGGCAGTAGAGGAATAGTCAACTCTATTTTCTCACaacttggaatatttttttttttttaatttttttttcaacgtttatttatttttgggacagagagagacagagcatgaacgggggaggggcagagagagagggagacacagaatcggaaacaggctccaggctctgagccatcagcccagagcctgacgcggggctcgaactcacggaccgcgagatcgtgacctggctgaagtcggacgcttaaccgactgcgccacccaggcgcccccacaacttGGAATATTTTAACTATCCTTGAATATGTACTTATGCTATGTACATTAACACATATACTGGTTATAGAATAAATGCCAGTTAAGGtccatgttgaataaaaaatagtatttttatggACTCTGCCTATTTGGTCTCATAATTTTCCAGGCTATTTATTCATCCTGACCAGAGTTGGTGGCACACTGAAATTCTATTCACATTCTATGCATTTTAACTTACAGGTTGTATTAGGAATCTAGCCTAAATTAAATACATGTATAAGGATGAATCCTGGTTTAAGATTTTGTAAgattaaaattcatatatttgttaaatactgTGTCCCCAGAATGGGCATTACTTATTGTTTCATCTCTGCCCCACATATATCTAGAGTACTGATATGCTtactacatataaatatatttaacactaaAATGACCTACATGTCACACATATTATGTATAATGTAAGCCTATTTCAAACACTACTAGTATTATCTAAATTACTGAAGAGACTCTCTCTTGCCTTCATTTTACCTGTTAGTCTACAACATACGTACCCACTAACCCTCAAAAGATTTCTATAATTCTATTACAGTAAGGGCTCAGAATACTCATATCAGTTTAAGTCCATCATAGCTGAATTAGTAAACTGAATATAAATCTGACTCTTCTATTCACATGCAAAAGGTCTATCTCACCTCAACAGAAGGCTCCTAATTTGTgttaaagggagagaaagagcttaAAAATAACCATGTTTTATGCATATGCATTATTAGTGATTACTGGAATGATGAAGCCTGAGAAAAGAAACATCAACACAGGCACGGTTTAAACATCAATGGTTTAAATATGATATGCAGTGGCTTATGGCTACTGACCATCAAATATATACCACACACATCATGCATTATACAGTAATGCTAAACTACTTATTTCAACATATGTTAGTAAAAAAATGGTCAAGTGCTGTGTTTGAACATGTTCTATTTTTCTACTGTAATAAAGGTAAAGCAACAGGAAATTTCTAGAAACCAATCTCgaaacatttttaagttgaaaatttcCAGACATTGCTCTAGGGCAGGAAGTTTCAGACAAGCAAAGACCTTCATGCCTAGGAGAGTGAACTGTCCAGGTTGTTGTTACTTTGTTTGACTGCTTTTTTTTGGTTCTAGCTCTTTAGATCTGATGTAtaccattttaaagaaatgtatagctcattcttctctgcttccttttacGGAACTAAAGATACACTGAgcattctctctttcatttttcctagTTTTTGACAAATTACCAACTTTTTGTTACCTCAAATTTTTTCAGTACAAAAATTATGATACTGAAAGTACAGGAAAAACCATCTGCCTCATTATCTCTCCAGAGCACTGCATATGACAATTTCTATGCTGggtattaatttcaaaatattcataatattcagATATCAGGGTTAATTCCAGACTTACAAGCAGTATAACCCAAActttagaaaagaataatttaGGGGTGATTCTGAATACTTACGACTTTGTGGTTATGACACAAAAGGGtctgaaatttatataaatatattaagttttatatgaaactttgttttcttatcatgatacttataaaatatagaaagtgCAGTAAAACTATGCGTATTATGTGTGTGTCCATACACATagacgtgtgtgtatatatatttaaataccaaAAAAGGGGCAGCTAATACAGCATGAGAGGACAATAAAACAATGcatgaattttctcttttcacatATTGTGAAAGATATTCATCTGCTTATGTAATACTGTATGTTCATAGGCtcaaaacacaagaaaagcaAATACTGAATTTAGGCCCCTTTATTGAGAGTATTTTACTAACACAGATGTTTTAGTCCcaagagaaatataaacaaattctAGTGAGCAAGTCAGCTAATTGATCTCTCTCCAACAGGAGGAGCTTGATCATTTCCTATCTTCCCACAGCATTGTAAACCAGGTGTAAAAAGCTAAAAGAAACACTGACTAAACATCACCTTAGTTCAATTATCAATTAAATGTAAATTCTGGAGATGCTATAAAAATGCTCCTGGGGTTCTAAATTAACTTCCACAAAACTGACATTGAAATCTACATTtgaaaaaccacacaaaaaaaagtgaaatgaatggTCAGAAGGAAACATGAAAATGTAATGGGTAAAATACATGTTGCCAACATTTACTGTAAATGAATTGGAATATCACCAGACTATATTATTTACAGAGAATACACAAAAATTGTGCACATTCCAGGTGAAATATGTATATAAGCTATTAATAAAAGCATATACTAACCAGCCACAATGACACTGTCATTACGTGCTGGACCAAATTTCAGTGTCATCTCATGTTTATGTTTATGGACAGCCAAATGATCCTCGTTGGTAAAACGCTGTggcaaaaagttttaaaatatagttaagaTTTTCAATTTgatcaaataagtaaaatgataaGGAAATTCATTTCCACAACATGTAAAACCACCATTAACAATGAAATAGTTTGTTAACTAT
This Lynx canadensis isolate LIC74 chromosome C1, mLynCan4.pri.v2, whole genome shotgun sequence DNA region includes the following protein-coding sequences:
- the ATF2 gene encoding cyclic AMP-dependent transcription factor ATF-2 isoform X3; this translates as MKFKLHVNSARQYKDLWNMSDDKPFLCTAPGCGQRFTNEDHLAVHKHKHEMTLKFGPARNDSVIVADQTPTPTRFLKNCEEVGLFNELASPFENEFKKASEDDIKKMPLDLSPLATPIIRSKIEEPSVVETTHQDSPLPHPESTTSDEKEVPLAQTAQPTSAIVRPASLQVPNVLLTSSDSSVIIQQAVPSPTSSTVITQAPSSNRPIV